ACCTCAGCCCAGGCACTCCCGAAAATTTCTCTTGAAAATCACTGCGTATATAACTATATTTTCATGACTGTTGTCCGGTAGAATGACATTTGACCACCTCGGTTTGACGCGACAGGGTTGTCATTTCTGTCTTCATCTTTTTTCAGTCCTCTTCTCTCCGCCGGACTGAAGTCCTTTCCGGCTTACAGGTTCCCGCTGTATAACTGCTAGGAGACGGCACCATAAAAATCTTTTTAAACACAAAAAGAGAGGCGTGGTTTCTGGCAGGCCTCGCCGTGTCATTCCATTCTGCCGGTGGTGAGCCCTGTCCAGAATTTTTCGCGCGGCTCTTCGTCACGAAATGATCAAGTCCGGGCAGATCAACCCGGAGGGTGATGTTGTTTCGCCTTTAGCCTGTTATCAGGTGTTAATCCGCTCGATGAAACATCGTTGGAATCATGTCAAAGTGTTTTCTGCAAGGTAGTTCTTCGGAGTTGAAGTTGTTGGATGGGCCTTGATTAAGGGCCAACGCGGCTTTGGGCCTTTGTGAACCGTCTATTCTGGAAGACATCAGGCCTGAAGATGTATGTCAGTCTGGTGCTTTCGTACACGGCGCGGGTTTGTTTTGTGAACCTTAGCGTTGGCCATGAAGAGGAAGAGAGCTATGACCCACGATCACAGGCCTGAAGTCGCCGATCATAATCGCTCCTTAAACCACGCTCTTGATGCCGTGCCCAGGCACATAGATATCGCCGGTATCACCAAATATCTGCTTGGTGTCGAAAATGTCAGTCGCATTCACGATCTCCACGTCTGGCCGTTGAGTACCACTGAAACCGCGCTGACGGTTCACCTTGTCGTGACGGGTGAGGCGCTGGATAACAATTTCCTGCAAAGACTTCAGCGACATCTGTACGATCATTCCGG
This portion of the Pseudomonadota bacterium genome encodes:
- a CDS encoding cation transporter, with translation MTHDHRPEVADHNRSLNHALDAVPRHIDIAGITKYLLGVENVSRIHDLHVWPLSTTETALTVHLVVTGEALDNNFLQRLQRHLYDHSGIAHATIQIESSLGENHCMLDRQ